One genomic window of Blastopirellula retiformator includes the following:
- the waaF gene encoding lipopolysaccharide heptosyltransferase II: MKTVVVLPNWIGDVVMATPALKAIRAQSQPGDEIVGVMQPYVKDVLRGTHLLDRSIYWSKKTSDRRRRFWGVVKQLRAESFDQAILFTNSLRTAALPYFGKAKRRIGYARGWRSPLLTDRLTPPKMPNGKYAPISAVDYYLDLVEMAGYPSQGQQPVLAISQAEQRRVDEIWKKFDFFGKKVVVFNTGGAYGAAKHWPAEHYITLAEQLVKDPSVAVLLICGPQERETVAKIEQAIDHPNACSLADETLNIGLSKAAVHQADVLVTTDSGPKHFAAAFATPTVALFGPTDPRWGDSHNPVETMLNHPVDCGPCVKRVCPLGHHDCMQKLSVARVYQAVQDHLNQAKRAAA, from the coding sequence ATGAAAACCGTCGTCGTGCTACCGAACTGGATTGGCGACGTCGTGATGGCGACGCCCGCCTTGAAAGCGATCCGCGCCCAATCGCAACCAGGAGACGAGATCGTTGGCGTGATGCAGCCGTACGTCAAAGACGTGCTGCGAGGAACGCATCTGCTCGACCGCAGCATCTACTGGAGCAAGAAGACCTCGGACCGTCGCCGCCGCTTTTGGGGCGTCGTCAAACAGTTGCGGGCCGAGAGCTTCGACCAGGCGATTTTGTTTACCAATTCATTGCGGACCGCCGCCCTCCCCTACTTCGGCAAGGCTAAACGTCGCATCGGCTATGCTCGCGGCTGGCGCAGTCCGCTGCTGACTGATCGGCTGACGCCTCCCAAGATGCCTAACGGCAAGTACGCGCCAATCTCGGCGGTTGACTACTATCTCGACCTGGTCGAAATGGCCGGCTACCCTAGCCAAGGTCAGCAGCCGGTTCTGGCGATCTCACAGGCCGAGCAGCGCCGCGTTGACGAGATCTGGAAGAAGTTCGACTTCTTCGGCAAGAAGGTGGTCGTCTTCAACACCGGCGGAGCTTACGGCGCCGCCAAACATTGGCCGGCCGAACATTACATCACGCTGGCCGAACAACTGGTCAAAGATCCCAGCGTGGCGGTCTTGTTGATCTGCGGACCGCAAGAGCGAGAAACGGTCGCCAAGATCGAGCAGGCGATCGATCATCCCAACGCCTGCAGCTTGGCCGACGAGACGCTCAATATCGGCCTATCCAAAGCGGCCGTGCATCAAGCCGACGTGCTAGTTACCACCGACAGCGGCCCCAAACATTTTGCCGCGGCGTTTGCAACGCCAACTGTGGCGTTGTTTGGGCCAACCGATCCTCGCTGGGGCGACAGTCACAATCCGGTCGAGACGATGCTCAATCATCCGGTCGACTGCGGACCGTGCGTCAAACGCGTTTGTCCGCTGGGGCATCACGACTGCATGCAGAAGCTGTCAGTCGCTCGCGTCTATCAAGCGGTTCAAGATCATTTGAACCAAGCGAAACGAGCGGCGGCGTAG
- the rfaE2 gene encoding D-glycero-beta-D-manno-heptose 1-phosphate adenylyltransferase, which translates to MNNESLLAAFQRLRSPKVLVLGDLILDRYTYGDAERVSQESPVIVLRADSHELRLGGAANVCNMLRGLECEVVAAGIVGADAAGADLVNLLEQAGVDASLCLTDSSRPTTLKERFVGRAGARHPSQILRVDHETTDAAAGEIEEQLLYGVVNALNDCDIVLISDYAKGVCTPAILQTLIRHANDRGVPVLVDPMKGRDFGRYRGADLIKANRIETETCTGRKIRTPDDAAAAGQELCAALQLESVIVTLDSDGMALVEKGGAATLFPTEARSVYDITGAGDMVLAMLGAAIGSGLSRAEAVRLANVAAGLEVEKIGVAVIPLDEIEAELTAHHQPGSRKIMSLDQLARQSDELRRRGQRIVFTNGCFDLLHYGHVTNLNEASRMGDILVVGLNSDQSVARLKGPERPVIGQTERAAMLAALSCVDYVAVFDQDTPLELIQAIRPHVLAKGGDYKAESIVGYDFVTSYGGEVRLINLVEGKSTTDIIRRVAEAQPPRRAAA; encoded by the coding sequence ATGAACAACGAGTCTCTGCTGGCCGCATTTCAGCGGCTTCGCAGTCCCAAAGTGTTGGTCCTGGGGGACCTGATTCTCGATCGCTATACCTATGGCGACGCCGAACGCGTCAGCCAGGAATCGCCGGTCATCGTGCTGCGCGCCGACAGTCATGAACTGCGCCTCGGCGGCGCCGCGAATGTTTGCAATATGCTCCGCGGACTCGAGTGCGAAGTAGTCGCGGCCGGCATCGTCGGCGCTGACGCCGCCGGAGCCGATCTGGTGAACTTGCTCGAGCAAGCTGGCGTCGACGCTTCGCTTTGCCTGACTGACTCCTCCCGACCAACCACGCTGAAAGAACGCTTCGTCGGCCGCGCCGGCGCTCGCCACCCCAGCCAAATCTTGCGAGTCGACCACGAGACGACCGACGCCGCCGCCGGCGAGATCGAAGAGCAGCTGCTGTACGGCGTCGTCAACGCGCTGAACGACTGCGACATCGTCTTGATCTCCGACTACGCCAAAGGGGTCTGCACGCCGGCGATTTTGCAAACGCTGATTCGCCACGCCAACGATCGCGGCGTGCCGGTGCTGGTCGATCCGATGAAGGGTCGCGACTTTGGTCGCTATCGCGGCGCTGATCTGATCAAGGCGAACCGAATCGAGACCGAAACCTGCACGGGACGTAAGATCCGCACTCCCGACGACGCAGCCGCCGCCGGCCAAGAGCTGTGCGCCGCTTTGCAGCTAGAATCGGTCATCGTCACGCTTGATAGCGACGGCATGGCGCTGGTCGAAAAAGGAGGCGCCGCGACTCTCTTCCCGACCGAAGCCCGCAGCGTTTATGACATCACCGGCGCCGGCGACATGGTGCTGGCGATGCTGGGCGCGGCGATCGGATCAGGTTTGTCGCGTGCCGAGGCGGTTCGTCTGGCGAACGTCGCGGCTGGCCTAGAAGTTGAAAAGATTGGCGTCGCGGTCATTCCGCTGGACGAGATCGAAGCCGAACTGACCGCCCATCATCAGCCCGGCTCGCGCAAAATCATGTCGCTCGATCAGCTCGCCCGCCAGTCGGACGAACTGCGGCGGCGCGGACAACGGATCGTCTTCACCAACGGTTGCTTCGACCTGCTCCACTATGGGCATGTCACCAACTTGAACGAAGCGTCGCGGATGGGAGACATCCTGGTCGTCGGACTCAACAGCGACCAGAGCGTCGCACGACTAAAAGGTCCCGAACGACCGGTGATTGGTCAAACCGAACGGGCGGCGATGCTGGCGGCATTGTCGTGCGTCGACTATGTGGCGGTCTTTGATCAAGACACGCCGCTCGAACTCATTCAGGCAATTCGCCCCCATGTGTTAGCCAAGGGGGGCGACTACAAGGCGGAATCGATTGTGGGCTACGACTTTGTCACCTCCTACGGAGGCGAAGTGCGGTTGATCAACCTCGTTGAAGGCAAATCGACGACCGACATTATCCGTCGCGTCGCCGAAGCTCAACCTCCTCGCCGCGCCGCAGCGTGA
- the mdh gene encoding malate dehydrogenase, whose protein sequence is MRRAKISIIGAGNVGATTAHWCAAAELGDIVLLDIPKTEDMPKGKALDLMQSSPIMGFDSTVVGTNDYADTKDSDVVVITAGLPRKPGMSRDDLLATNAKIVSSVSEQVAKYSPNCVIIVVSNPLDAMVQQAMKTTGFPPERVLGQAGVLDTARYRTFLAMELGVSVEDVSALLMGGHGDTMVPMPTCTSVGGIPIRRLLSQDKLDAIVDRARKGGAEIVGLLKTGSAYYAPAAATAQMVEAIIKDKKRLIPCAAYCDKEYGVGGYYVGVPVILGSGGVEKIVELDLDDQEKADFQKSVDAVKELVAAMTKLLEG, encoded by the coding sequence ATGCGACGAGCCAAAATCTCTATCATCGGCGCCGGAAACGTGGGAGCGACGACCGCTCACTGGTGTGCGGCCGCCGAGCTGGGCGACATCGTATTGCTCGATATTCCTAAGACCGAAGACATGCCCAAGGGCAAAGCGCTCGACCTGATGCAATCGTCGCCGATCATGGGCTTCGACAGCACCGTCGTCGGCACCAATGACTACGCCGACACCAAGGATAGCGACGTCGTCGTAATCACCGCCGGTCTGCCCCGCAAGCCGGGCATGAGCCGCGACGACCTGTTGGCCACCAACGCCAAGATCGTTTCGTCGGTCTCGGAGCAGGTCGCCAAGTACAGCCCCAACTGCGTGATCATCGTCGTCAGCAACCCGCTCGACGCGATGGTGCAGCAAGCGATGAAGACGACCGGCTTCCCGCCGGAACGCGTGCTGGGGCAAGCCGGCGTGCTCGACACCGCCCGCTACCGCACCTTCCTGGCGATGGAACTGGGCGTCAGCGTCGAAGACGTCTCGGCCCTGTTGATGGGCGGTCACGGCGACACGATGGTGCCGATGCCGACCTGCACGTCGGTTGGCGGCATTCCGATTCGTCGTCTGCTGAGCCAAGACAAGCTCGACGCGATCGTCGACCGCGCCCGTAAGGGTGGCGCCGAAATCGTCGGTCTGCTCAAAACCGGCAGCGCCTACTACGCTCCGGCCGCCGCGACCGCGCAGATGGTCGAAGCGATCATCAAAGACAAGAAGCGTCTGATTCCGTGTGCCGCCTACTGCGACAAGGAATATGGCGTGGGCGGTTACTACGTCGGCGTGCCGGTCATCTTGGGATCGGGCGGCGTCGAGAAGATTGTCGAGCTCGACCTGGACGACCAGGAAAAGGCCGACTTCCAGAAGAGCGTGGACGCCGTAAAGGAATTGGTCGCTGCTATGACCAAGCTCTTAGAAGGTTAA
- a CDS encoding tetratricopeptide repeat protein has protein sequence MPIRHLTLPLAVSLLLFACAAWGQETPPAAAIIYSDAVAFQKAEEYQLAAEEWNKFLTRYENDPLAEKARNNLAVCQLKLEKYPDAAKNFYAILQNNPKTELREDALLNLGSTYYSWAKTSDAKQFDRAAKTFEQLYKEYPKGKNADQALYFAGESFYLSDQKQRSLGPYKALVEQFTHSPYRADAAYAWGVTLEELNKPGEAADVYGKFLAAFPQHDLAAEVRMRQAETMLTQNDFAKATQTLTAVTADPKFPLIDHALYRLAFAQLKQDQLAAAGATYAKLASDYPKSKYHDEALMLAGRCYYRAEDWNQAAKLLGAAAKLPDDAGLEAAHWLCRVYLKTGKPQDAEKLAASKLAAAKGSPQLVPLLIDQADALYDQPKRRGESVKLYQQIVTQHPKDPQAPQALYNGAFAALETQDFATASRLAKAFVDQFPKHELLLDAKYVAAEAALQEKKRNDAERMFRELIAAGGNRPEQGKWQLRLALALQLQEKHNDVVALLAPIAGKQADAALKAEANFLLGSSQFALNQFPVAQQSLAASLAAKPDWRQADETLILLARAQHQQGDDASAIATIQKMQQQFPSSSLGDHAAYRLGEFYYAAGDYPRAAHQYQVVADKFASSSLAPHALYGLGWSHIQQQQGKEATDAFSTLLTKHGAHELAPQSLHARAVARRLAGDLAGAAGDVDAYLRKSPQAADKADALYLKGLCLVGANDQAGAAAQFAALKKEFPKYENDDKVLYELAWSLKASGSDAQGTETFAELAKSHPESPLAAEANYHVGEAAYNRQDYDAAKKAYAAALSGAQAADVGEKSAYKLGWSNYQQGDYAAASAAFAEQTNKYPSGPLAADASFMRGECLYKQDKFADAAGAYGQVKADQLSSDDMRDLWRLHAGQSAAQLKKWDESIRWMTELLTKSPDSPVAAEAEYEIGWANYNQKKVDEAVKRFTAAAELSPGRTGARARFMLGELYFEKKDYPAAEAQFKRVVLGFGGAGSVDEVKPWQAKSAYELGRCNEVRIRDAVGAARVHYISEATKYYGMVVSDYPQAAEAKLAASRLKAIDKL, from the coding sequence ATGCCGATTCGCCATCTCACTCTGCCGCTCGCCGTGTCGCTCCTGCTGTTCGCCTGCGCCGCTTGGGGGCAAGAGACGCCCCCCGCTGCAGCGATCATCTACTCCGACGCCGTCGCCTTTCAAAAGGCGGAAGAGTATCAGCTGGCCGCCGAAGAGTGGAACAAGTTCCTGACCCGCTACGAGAACGATCCGCTCGCCGAGAAGGCCCGCAACAACCTAGCGGTTTGTCAGCTGAAGCTCGAAAAGTACCCCGACGCGGCGAAAAACTTCTACGCGATCCTGCAAAACAACCCCAAGACCGAACTCCGCGAAGACGCGCTGCTCAATCTCGGCTCCACCTACTACAGTTGGGCCAAGACGAGCGACGCCAAACAATTTGACCGGGCCGCCAAAACGTTCGAGCAGCTTTACAAAGAGTACCCCAAGGGGAAGAACGCCGATCAGGCCCTCTACTTCGCCGGCGAGTCGTTCTATCTCAGCGATCAAAAGCAGCGTTCGCTTGGCCCGTACAAAGCGCTGGTCGAACAGTTCACGCATAGTCCCTATCGCGCCGACGCCGCCTACGCGTGGGGCGTGACGCTGGAAGAGCTGAACAAGCCAGGCGAAGCGGCCGACGTTTACGGCAAGTTTCTCGCCGCCTTCCCGCAGCATGATCTGGCGGCCGAAGTGCGCATGCGTCAGGCCGAAACGATGCTCACCCAAAACGACTTCGCCAAGGCGACGCAAACTTTGACCGCAGTCACGGCCGATCCAAAATTCCCGCTGATCGATCACGCCCTCTACCGGCTCGCTTTCGCCCAGCTCAAACAAGACCAGCTTGCCGCCGCCGGCGCTACCTACGCCAAGCTCGCCAGCGACTATCCGAAATCGAAATACCATGACGAAGCGTTGATGCTGGCCGGACGCTGTTACTATCGCGCCGAAGACTGGAACCAGGCCGCCAAGTTGCTCGGCGCCGCGGCGAAACTGCCCGACGACGCCGGATTGGAAGCGGCCCATTGGCTCTGCCGCGTCTACCTAAAGACCGGCAAGCCGCAAGATGCCGAGAAACTGGCCGCGTCCAAACTGGCCGCCGCCAAAGGGAGCCCACAGTTGGTTCCGCTGCTAATCGATCAAGCCGACGCCTTGTACGATCAACCGAAGCGCCGCGGCGAATCGGTCAAGCTCTATCAACAAATCGTCACGCAACACCCCAAAGATCCCCAGGCGCCCCAAGCCTTGTACAACGGCGCCTTCGCCGCCTTGGAGACGCAAGACTTCGCCACCGCGTCGCGACTCGCCAAAGCTTTCGTCGATCAGTTTCCGAAGCATGAGTTGTTGCTCGACGCCAAGTACGTCGCCGCCGAAGCGGCGCTGCAGGAAAAGAAGCGTAACGACGCCGAGCGGATGTTCCGCGAACTGATCGCCGCCGGCGGCAATCGCCCCGAACAAGGCAAATGGCAGTTGCGACTGGCGCTCGCTCTGCAACTGCAAGAGAAGCATAACGACGTCGTCGCGCTGCTCGCTCCGATCGCCGGCAAGCAGGCCGACGCGGCGCTGAAAGCGGAAGCCAACTTCCTACTCGGTTCCAGCCAGTTTGCCCTCAATCAATTTCCGGTCGCTCAGCAAAGCCTCGCCGCTTCGCTTGCTGCGAAACCCGACTGGCGTCAGGCCGACGAAACGCTGATCTTGCTCGCTCGGGCTCAACACCAGCAGGGAGACGACGCCTCGGCGATCGCGACCATCCAGAAAATGCAGCAGCAGTTTCCCAGCTCTTCGCTTGGCGATCACGCCGCCTACCGACTTGGCGAGTTCTACTACGCTGCCGGCGACTATCCCCGTGCCGCCCACCAATACCAGGTAGTCGCCGACAAGTTCGCCAGTTCGTCGCTGGCGCCCCACGCGCTGTATGGACTTGGCTGGTCGCACATTCAGCAGCAACAAGGCAAAGAAGCGACTGACGCTTTTTCGACGCTGCTAACCAAGCATGGCGCTCACGAACTTGCTCCGCAATCGCTGCATGCCCGGGCGGTCGCTCGCCGCTTGGCAGGCGACCTTGCCGGCGCCGCTGGCGATGTCGACGCCTATCTGAGGAAATCGCCGCAAGCCGCTGACAAGGCCGACGCCCTTTACCTGAAGGGGCTTTGCCTGGTCGGCGCCAACGATCAAGCGGGCGCGGCCGCGCAGTTCGCCGCCCTCAAGAAAGAGTTCCCGAAGTACGAGAACGACGACAAGGTGCTGTACGAACTCGCTTGGTCGCTGAAAGCTTCGGGCAGCGACGCCCAAGGAACCGAGACCTTTGCCGAGCTTGCAAAGTCACATCCGGAAAGCCCACTGGCGGCCGAAGCGAACTACCATGTTGGCGAAGCGGCCTACAATCGCCAAGACTACGATGCTGCGAAGAAAGCGTACGCGGCCGCTCTCTCGGGCGCTCAGGCCGCAGACGTCGGTGAAAAATCGGCCTACAAGCTGGGCTGGTCCAATTATCAGCAAGGAGACTACGCCGCCGCTTCGGCCGCGTTCGCCGAGCAGACCAACAAGTACCCCAGCGGACCGTTAGCGGCCGACGCCAGCTTCATGCGGGGCGAATGCCTGTACAAACAAGACAAGTTCGCTGACGCAGCCGGCGCCTATGGCCAGGTGAAAGCCGATCAGCTCTCGAGCGACGACATGCGCGACCTGTGGCGCCTGCATGCCGGCCAATCGGCGGCCCAACTGAAAAAATGGGACGAATCGATCCGCTGGATGACCGAGTTACTGACCAAATCGCCCGATTCTCCGGTCGCCGCAGAAGCCGAATACGAAATCGGCTGGGCGAATTACAATCAGAAGAAGGTCGACGAGGCGGTCAAGCGATTTACGGCCGCCGCCGAACTTTCGCCCGGTCGCACTGGCGCTCGCGCTCGGTTCATGCTGGGCGAGTTGTACTTTGAGAAAAAGGACTACCCGGCGGCCGAAGCGCAGTTCAAACGAGTCGTCCTCGGCTTTGGCGGCGCCGGCTCGGTCGACGAAGTGAAGCCGTGGCAAGCGAAGTCGGCCTACGAACTGGGACGCTGCAACGAAGTCCGCATCCGCGACGCAGTCGGCGCTGCCCGCGTTCATTACATCTCGGAAGCGACGAAATATTATGGCATGGTCGTTTCGGACTATCCGCAAGCAGCCGAAGCGAAACTGGCCGCCAGTCGCCTGAAAGCGATCGACAAACTGTAA
- a CDS encoding NAD-dependent epimerase/dehydratase family protein gives MTHALVTGGAGFIGSHLCEALVAQGRTVTAIDDESTGNRRNLAHLEGEEKFRFVSGTVADRDLIKSLLTEANEVYHLAAAVGVALIQEEPIQTIERNIYPTELLLAEIAALRDAGQDLKMFLASTSEVYGKNPKATWTEEDDLVFGSTTRPRWSYGASKAIDEFLALAYWQQRKTPTVIGRFFNVVGPRQTGAYGMVLPRFVEAALSGKGPTVHSDGGQIRCFAHVNDVVSAVIQLVDTPAAAGQVFNIGSDRPVTILELAQMVIGQIDPSLTPTFQAYEEAFGSTFEDVIRRVPDLSKLRKTIDYQPKYDLEAIIEDVTVAKRAELAARQSS, from the coding sequence ATGACGCACGCGCTTGTGACCGGCGGCGCCGGGTTTATCGGTTCTCATCTTTGCGAGGCGCTGGTTGCGCAAGGGCGGACCGTAACCGCCATCGATGACGAATCGACCGGCAATCGTCGGAATCTGGCGCATTTGGAAGGCGAAGAAAAATTTCGCTTCGTTTCTGGTACGGTCGCCGATCGCGATTTGATCAAGAGCCTGCTGACCGAGGCGAACGAAGTTTACCATCTGGCGGCGGCGGTTGGGGTGGCGCTGATCCAAGAAGAGCCGATCCAAACGATCGAACGCAATATTTACCCGACCGAACTGCTGCTGGCCGAAATCGCCGCGCTGCGCGACGCCGGGCAAGATCTGAAAATGTTTCTGGCCAGCACCAGCGAGGTGTATGGCAAAAACCCGAAGGCGACCTGGACCGAGGAAGACGATTTGGTCTTTGGCTCGACGACGCGACCGCGCTGGTCGTACGGCGCGTCGAAGGCGATTGATGAGTTTCTGGCGCTTGCCTATTGGCAACAGCGAAAGACGCCGACGGTGATCGGCCGCTTTTTTAATGTCGTGGGCCCCCGGCAGACTGGCGCCTACGGGATGGTGTTGCCGCGATTTGTGGAAGCGGCCCTGTCGGGCAAAGGCCCGACCGTTCACTCTGACGGCGGCCAGATCCGCTGCTTCGCCCATGTCAACGACGTCGTCAGTGCAGTGATCCAATTGGTCGACACGCCGGCAGCGGCTGGTCAGGTCTTTAACATCGGCAGCGATCGACCGGTGACGATTCTGGAATTGGCCCAGATGGTGATTGGTCAGATCGATCCGAGCCTGACGCCGACGTTCCAGGCCTATGAAGAGGCGTTTGGCAGTACCTTTGAAGATGTGATCCGCCGGGTGCCCGACCTGTCGAAGCTGCGGAAAACGATCGACTACCAGCCGAAGTATGACCTGGAAGCGATCATCGAAGACGTCACCGTCGCTAAGCGGGCCGAACTGGCCGCCCGGCAGTCGTCGTAA
- a CDS encoding MotA/TolQ/ExbB proton channel family protein, whose translation MTRFSLTQRYVALLLFTFLLTAGVGVVAAWAQENNDAAAADEEPAPVANESGALLEEKLGDDDQLHLVALILKGGQMMIPIGLMSMLVVTLAFERAIALRRGRTIPPALVDGLEDLKESPAGFQPKEAYRLCKKYPSAMASIVESMLSRIGRPQSEVVHAVNEASEREADRLYGNVRWLTLAAGVTPLMGLLGTVWGIIWAFYKTTQLDIGGNRANQLAEGIYVALVTTLGGLVVAIPAAILAQYFESRIINLFHQIDERLFSLLPAIEEFEGKTRIHQHHLDEEEAEPTPAEQIAT comes from the coding sequence ATGACACGATTTTCGTTGACCCAGCGATACGTCGCGCTGCTGTTGTTCACCTTTCTGCTGACCGCCGGGGTCGGCGTGGTCGCCGCTTGGGCGCAAGAGAATAACGACGCAGCCGCCGCCGATGAAGAGCCTGCGCCGGTCGCCAACGAATCTGGCGCCTTGCTGGAAGAAAAGCTGGGAGACGATGATCAGCTGCACCTGGTCGCCCTGATCTTGAAGGGTGGCCAGATGATGATCCCGATCGGCTTGATGTCGATGCTGGTCGTCACGCTGGCGTTTGAACGGGCGATCGCCCTGCGCCGCGGTCGGACCATTCCGCCGGCGCTGGTCGACGGCCTGGAAGACCTGAAAGAATCGCCGGCCGGCTTTCAGCCGAAAGAAGCGTATCGCCTGTGCAAGAAATATCCGTCGGCGATGGCCAGCATCGTCGAATCGATGCTCTCCCGCATCGGTCGCCCGCAGTCGGAAGTGGTGCACGCCGTCAACGAAGCGAGCGAACGAGAAGCGGATCGCCTGTACGGCAACGTCCGCTGGCTGACCCTGGCCGCCGGCGTGACGCCGCTGATGGGCCTGCTGGGTACGGTCTGGGGGATTATCTGGGCGTTCTACAAAACGACGCAGCTCGACATCGGCGGCAACCGGGCCAATCAACTGGCCGAAGGAATTTACGTCGCCCTCGTCACCACGCTCGGGGGCCTGGTCGTGGCGATTCCGGCGGCGATCCTGGCCCAATACTTCGAGAGCCGGATCATCAACCTGTTCCACCAAATCGACGAACGCCTCTTCAGCCTCTTGCCGGCGATCGAAGAATTCGAGGGCAAAACCCGCATCCACCAGCATCATCTGGATGAAGAAGAAGCGGAACCGACCCCCGCCGAGCAGATTGCGACGTAA
- a CDS encoding alpha/beta hydrolase, whose protein sequence is MKRQDVLPAPLPGAATQAAQQILEFKIDRLQSRRTAIEFFTPQNYEPGYAYPLVVWLHGPGDNERQLRRVMPLTSTRNYVAAAPRAPRHDGATAGMTFRWDQKQRDIDVAAARVLQTVRVAEKRYNIHPQRIFLAGYLGGGAMAIRLALRNPELFAGAASIGGGFPQGCSPLARLSEARSLPMLMIHLQQSERYPESKLCEDLRLLHTAGMKIDLHQYLCGDELSTDMFEDLNRWLMQKVTGG, encoded by the coding sequence ATGAAACGCCAAGACGTACTCCCGGCTCCGCTCCCCGGAGCCGCCACGCAAGCCGCGCAACAAATCCTCGAGTTCAAAATCGATCGGCTGCAGTCCCGCCGGACCGCGATCGAATTTTTTACTCCGCAGAACTACGAGCCCGGCTATGCCTATCCGCTCGTCGTCTGGTTGCACGGCCCCGGCGATAACGAACGACAACTTCGTCGCGTGATGCCGCTGACCAGCACCCGCAACTACGTCGCCGCGGCGCCCCGGGCGCCGCGACATGACGGCGCGACCGCCGGCATGACGTTCCGCTGGGATCAAAAGCAGCGTGACATCGACGTTGCAGCCGCTCGCGTGCTGCAGACCGTTCGCGTCGCTGAAAAGCGGTACAACATTCACCCGCAGCGGATCTTTTTGGCCGGCTATCTCGGCGGCGGAGCGATGGCGATTCGCCTCGCTCTGCGCAACCCGGAGCTGTTCGCCGGCGCCGCATCGATCGGCGGAGGCTTCCCGCAAGGTTGCTCGCCGCTGGCTCGCCTGAGCGAAGCCCGCTCGCTGCCGATGCTGATGATCCATCTGCAGCAAAGCGAACGCTATCCTGAGTCGAAGCTGTGCGAAGATTTGCGTCTGCTGCACACGGCCGGGATGAAGATCGATCTGCACCAGTATCTCTGTGGCGATGAACTCTCGACCGACATGTTCGAGGATCTGAATCGCTGGTTGATGCAGAAGGTGACCGGCGGCTAG
- a CDS encoding outer membrane protein assembly factor BamB family protein produces the protein MIRNALVFCGIWILSALPALAAAPTNWPQFRGPMQDGDAQGAQLPTEWSGEKNLVWKKEMPGFGASSPVVFGDRLYITYYDGYGLSEEEPGEKKDLRRHLMCVNKDSGKVIWDQANDENVEKAADYKGFIALHGFTSSTPVVDETGIYVYYGTGGAACYSHEGKLQWQKVLGDKTHAFGTANSPVLYEDLVINNGFVECGAIVALDKKTGQERWRFDQVNRAWNTPCLVAVDGKHELVFSSEGTIRALDPETGKELWFCKGIDDYICPSVIAHDGIVYAIGARKSTAVAIKAGGNGDVSETHRLWEQGKGSNVSSPVYYEGNLYWASEGKGIVYCADAETGEIKYEERLEPRPGRIYASPIVADGKLYYVSRDAGAFVLPAKPEFSLLSHNEIAGDDSIFNGSPAVSGDKMYLRSDKNLYCIAK, from the coding sequence ATGATTCGCAATGCTCTCGTTTTCTGCGGAATCTGGATCCTCAGCGCCTTGCCGGCCCTGGCGGCCGCACCCACCAACTGGCCGCAGTTCCGCGGTCCGATGCAAGATGGAGACGCCCAAGGCGCCCAACTGCCGACCGAGTGGAGCGGCGAGAAGAACCTCGTCTGGAAGAAAGAGATGCCCGGCTTTGGGGCCTCCAGCCCCGTGGTCTTCGGCGATCGCCTCTACATTACTTACTACGACGGATACGGCCTCAGCGAAGAAGAGCCGGGCGAAAAGAAAGACCTGCGGCGTCACCTGATGTGCGTCAACAAGGACTCGGGCAAAGTCATCTGGGACCAGGCGAACGACGAAAACGTCGAGAAAGCGGCCGACTACAAAGGCTTTATCGCGCTCCATGGATTTACTTCCAGCACGCCGGTGGTCGACGAGACCGGCATCTATGTTTACTACGGCACCGGCGGCGCCGCTTGCTATTCGCACGAGGGGAAGCTGCAGTGGCAGAAGGTGCTGGGGGACAAGACGCACGCCTTTGGGACCGCCAACTCGCCGGTCCTGTATGAAGATTTGGTCATCAACAACGGTTTCGTCGAATGCGGGGCGATCGTCGCCTTGGACAAGAAGACAGGCCAAGAACGCTGGCGGTTTGACCAAGTTAACCGGGCCTGGAACACGCCCTGCCTAGTGGCGGTCGACGGCAAGCATGAGCTGGTCTTCAGCTCGGAAGGAACCATTCGAGCGCTTGATCCTGAGACCGGCAAAGAGCTTTGGTTCTGCAAGGGGATCGACGACTACATCTGCCCCAGCGTGATCGCCCATGATGGGATCGTCTACGCGATCGGCGCCCGTAAGAGCACCGCCGTCGCCATCAAGGCGGGGGGCAACGGCGACGTTTCGGAGACCCATCGCCTGTGGGAACAAGGGAAAGGCTCGAACGTCTCGTCCCCGGTCTACTATGAGGGAAACTTGTACTGGGCCAGCGAAGGGAAGGGAATCGTCTACTGCGCCGACGCCGAAACGGGCGAAATCAAATACGAAGAACGGCTCGAGCCGCGACCGGGCCGCATCTACGCCTCGCCGATTGTGGCGGACGGCAAGCTCTACTACGTCAGCCGGGATGCGGGCGCGTTCGTGCTGCCGGCCAAGCCCGAGTTCTCGCTCCTTTCCCACAACGAAATCGCGGGCGACGACAGCATTTTCAATGGCAGTCCGGCCGTCTCCGGCGATAAAATGTACTTGCGTAGCGACAAGAATTTGTACTGCATAGCAAAGTAA